From Penaeus chinensis breed Huanghai No. 1 chromosome 18, ASM1920278v2, whole genome shotgun sequence, one genomic window encodes:
- the LOC125034633 gene encoding sarcosine dehydrogenase, mitochondrial-like yields the protein MAVFIEPAVAVHLAAEASSSEILDHTDDMAMLSIQGPNSRAILQQLSDTDFSDAAFPFSSHKVITIAGHKARALRLSFVGEMGWELHVPNESAVADYKAVMATGEAPQSPSLPCSLQGLVNSGYRAIDYLSCEKGYRHWHADIRPDDTPLEAGLAFTCKLKTDTNFLGRQAIERQKAEGIRKKLVTLTLNDPSKPLWGLEGIWRNNEVLGYVRRAEYAFYLGRAIAYGYVERPDGERITSDFLKSGSWQLEAMGTMLDASLHVRSPFDPKNLRVKGLYSEAS from the exons ATGGCTGTGTTCATAGAGCCTGCTGTGGCTGTACACTTAGCGGCGGAAGCTTCTAGCTCTGAG ATCCTGGACCACACAGATGACATGGCCATGCTATCAATCCAAGGGCCGAACAGCAGGGCCATTCTACAGCAGCTGAGTGACACAGACTTCAGTGATGcagcatttcctttttcttcacacaAAGTGATCACAATAGCTGGCCACAAGGCAAGGGCACTTAGGTTGTCCTTCGTTGGTGAAATGG GTTGGGAACTCCATGTACCTAACGAGTCAGCAGTTGCAGACTACAAGGCAGTGATGGCGACTGGGGAGGCTCCCCAGTCGCCATCACTGCCTTGTAGTCTGCAAGGGTTAGTCAATTCTGGCTATCGAGCCATTGACTATCTATCTTGTGAGAAGGGCTATCGCCACTGGCATGCTGATATACGGCCTGATGACACACCCCTTGAGGCTGGCCTTGCATTCACCTGCAAGCTTAAGACAGATACAAATTTTCTTGGGCGCCAAGCCATTGAGCGTCAGAAAGCAGAGGGCATCAGGAAAAAGCTCGTGACTTTGACCCTGAATGATCCATCAAAGCCTCTGTGGGGTCTTGAGGGAATCTGGCGAAACAACGAAGTCCTAGGGTATGTGAGACGCGCAGAATATGCCTTCTACCTTGGCCGTGCCATAGCATATGGCTATGTTGAGCGGCCAGATGGGGAGCGGATCACCAGCGACTTCCTTAAAAGTGGCTCTTGGCAGCTCGAAGCTATGGGAACTATGCTTGATGCTTCGCTTCATGTTCGGTCGCCATTTGACCCCAAGAATTTACGCGTGAAAGGGCTATATAGTGAAGCCAGCTAA